A segment of the Rhizobium sp. ZPR4 genome:
GCTTCGCCTCCATCAACGACATGCCTATCAGGCAGGAAGACCGGAAATTCCATTGGCCGCTCGGCCGCCGGCCGGACGATCATCCCAGCCTTTCCGACCTCGGCCTTTGAGATGGTGCGTACCGTCTTCGAAAAATCCGACGCCATCGCCCTTGTTGCCGAAGTCTTTCGCGAGCTCGGCTATGAGGGCGCATCGATGAGCGAGATCACCGCACGCACGAAACTGTCGAAAGGCAGCCTCTATCACTTCTTTCCGGGCGGCAAGGAAGATATGGCGGCGGAGATCATGGCCAATATCGATGCCTGGTTCATCAAGGAAATGTTCGAGCCGCTCGAAGAGCAGGAACCACGCGCCGCTATTGCCCGCATGTGGGAGACGACGGACAGCTATTTCCGCTCCGGCCGCCGCGTTTGCCTGATCGGCGCCTTCGCGCTCGATGAAACGCGCGACCGCTTTTCCGCCGCCATCCGCGGCTATTTCCATCGCTGGATCGAAGCGCTTGCCGGGGCTCTGCAAAAAATCGACCTGCCCGGCACGGAGGCGAAGGCGCTCGCCGAAGAGACCATCGTCGGCATCCAGGGCGCATTGACGCTTGCGAGAGCCCTCGGAGACGAGGCGATTTTCGGCAGAACCCTGAAACGGCTGGAACAGAGAATGGACTCAGCGCTTCAATAGGCGGTGCGATCGGCGCGAATCACCGTCTGCCACCGCGTTCAGCGCCTGGCAGAAATGGCGGACTGGCAGGCTAGGCACGTCAAACCCGTTGAAAACTGCGACGCTGCCCTTAAGAATTGGGGATGAACCGCAGATAAGACCATGATCTTAAACAATCCTCCACAAATGCGTGGCAATGTTAACCATGTTTGATTTGCAACTATCCAGGCTCCTATGCTCAGCAGGCAACAGGAGCGCCGAGGAGACGGATAGAAGATGCTGCAACAGGTAAACGACACCGACGATGCGCTGATCGACCAACTGCAACGTTCGGCGTTCGACTATTTCATGCTCCACACCAATCCGGAAAACGGGCTGGTGGCGGATACGTCCATCAAGACGAGCCACTGCAGCATCGCCGCGGTCGGCTTCGCGCTTTCGAGCTATCCGGTCGCCGTCGAGCGTGGATGGATCAGCCGCGCCGATGCGGCCAAACGGGTGCTGGCCGCTCTCGATTTCTTCGCCAACAGCGATCAGGGCACCGAGCGTGGCGCCACCGGCCATCGCGGCTTCTACTATCATTTCCTCTACATGGAGACGGGCAACCGCGCCTGGAACAGCGAGCTTTCGACCATCGATACCGGTCTTCTGCTGATCGGTGTACTGACGGCGGCCGCTTATTTTACCGGAAACAACCAGGTCGAGCGCGACCTTCGCAAGCAGGCGAAATTCCTTTACGAACGCTGCGACTGGCATTGGGCGCTGAACAAGGGCCAGACGATCAGCATGGGCTGGAAGCCGGCCAGCGGTTTCCTGCGCTGGCGCTATCAGGGCTATGACGAGGCGATTTTCCTCTATGTGCTGGCGCTCGGCTCGCCCACGCATCCCATTCCGCCATCGAGCTACGACGCCTTTGCGTCGACCTATACCTGGATGATGTTCAAGGACACGCCCTTCCTCTATGCAGGGCCGCTGTTCATCCACCTCTTCTCGCATGCCTGGATCGATTTTCGCGGCATCCGCGACAAGCATGTGGCCGACAAGGATACCGATTACTTCCGCAATACCCAGACGGCGATATCAGTGCAGCGCGATTATACCGATCGCAATCCCGGCCATTTCGCCGGCTATGCGAAGGACATATGGGGGCTTTCGGCCTGCGACGGTCCGAACCCCACAGGCACCAAGCATAGCCTGCGCTATGCGCCGAAAGTTTTCGGCTATGCCGCCCGCGGCGCCCCGCTCGGCCCGGATGATGGAACCATCGCGCCCTGGGGACCGCTGTCCTGCCTACCTTTCGACCGCCAGGCCGCACTCGACGGCACGCGGGCGCTGCTTTCAACCTATCCCAACCTGCTGCTCGACGGCCGCTTCCCCGGCGGCTTCAATCCGAGTGTCAAGGGCGCCGGCCCGGAAGGCTGGGTGGACGACCGTTCGGTCGCGCTTGACCAGGGCCTGCTGGTCATGATGATCGAAAACGCCCGCACCGGCATGATCTGGAATCTGATGCGGCAATCGCCGATCCTCCGCACCGGCCTCGAACGCGCCGGCTTCACCGGCGGCTGGCTGAACGAAAAGCCTGCGGTCGCTTGATTTTTTGATCGTGGGTAGCCGTCAGGCATTCTCGTTAACGTAGCGACTATCTGCCTGGCCCCTCACCCTAACCCTCTCCCCGTGAGCGGGGCGAGGGGACGAACGAGTCAAACCGCTACCCTCTTCGCCCATCGACACATTGCTTTGCGCGATAACTCCCTCGCCCCGCTCGCGGGGAGAGGGCTGGGGTGAGGGGCCGTGCACCGGATCACGACAAAGCCACACTCACCCGTCCATCATCTTGAGCGACCTTCAAAGCTTCTCTATCGCCGCTATCACTTCATCCTCGACGGTGATCCCCTCCGCCAATGCAAGACGCCGCGAACTCTGACCGCGTCGGCCCGGCAGGCGGGCATTGGGATCGCGGGTGATCTCACCCGCCAGCAAAGCCAGCCGCTGCGCCGTATCGGCCGCGCTCGTGGCCGCCGGATTGATCGCGATGATCGTATGGCCGAGCGCGGGTGGCGCACCCTTGTCGTCGAAGAGCGAGGAGGCCTCGAAGGCATAATTGGCGCCGGTCAGGCCGGCCGCCAGAATTTCAACCATGAGAGCGAGTGCCGCCCCCTTGGCATCGCCGGCTGGAACCATTGTGCCGGCAAGCGCCTCTTCGGCGTCGGTGGTCGGCTTTCCCCCGCGATCGAAAGCCCAGTCGGCGGGGATCGAGGCGCCCTGCTGCCGCGCGGCCATCACCTTGCCGCGCGCCACCTTCGACAGCGCCAGATCGATCACGATCGGATCGTCCCCCGGAAGCGGTGCGGCAAAGGCGATCGGGTTGGTGCCGAAGACCGGCGTCTTGCCGCCCCAGGGTGCCATGGATGCCGGCGCATTGGCGACCATCAGCGCCACCAGTCCCTGATCGGCAAACCGCTCCACTGTCAGGCCCATGACGCCGGCATGGTGCGATCGGCTGATGGCGGCAAGCGCAATCCCCTGCTCGCGGGCAATCGTGGGAAGCTCGGCAACGGCAAGATCGAGCGCGGGATAGGCGTAGCCATTGCCGGCATCGATGCGCAGCACAGCTGGAAAGGGTCGGCTCATCTGTGGCGTGGCAAAACCATCGGTCTTGCCGACCCTGGCCTGGCCAGCATAGGCAGGGACGCGGCGCAGACCATGGCCACCCTGCCCGGCAGCCTCCGCCGCGACGAGCGCGACAGCCACGGCACGAGCGTTCTCAACGCTCACCTTGTTTCGCTGCAACGCCCCCACAACAAGCGTTTCGGCTTCGGCGAGCGACAGATGCATGACAGGAGACCTTGAAAAATGAGGCGGATAAAGACTTTCTACGCCCTCATCCGCCCCATCGCAATGCAGCAAAAACTCTGTCTCATTGTTCCTTTACGCATCCCGGGCGGAAAACCGCTGCGCACTTTTCCTGGAAATGCTCCTGCTATGCGACGTCGAACTTGACGCCCTGGGCCAGAGGCAGCGTACGGCCGTAATTGATCGTATTGGTCGCCCGACGCATATAGGCCTTCCAGGCATCGGAGCCGGACTCGCGCCCGCCACCCGTTTCCTTCTCGCCGCCGAATGCGCCGCCGATCTCGGCGCCGGAGGGACCGAGATTGACATTGGCGATACCGCAATCCGAACCGCGCGCCGACACGAAAGTCTCCGCTTCCCGCATGTCGTTAGTAAAGATCGACGACGACAGGCCCTGCGGCACGGCGTTATGCAGCGCCAAAACCTTGTCGAAATCGCTGTACTTCATGACATAGAGGATCGGCGCGAAGGTTTCCTGCTCGACCGGGCCGGTCTGTTCGGGCATTTCGACCAGAGCCGGACGGACGTAAAAGGCGTCGGCAGAAGCGTTTTCGACACGCTCGCCGCCAGTCACCGTGCCGCCGGCCGCCCTCGCTGCGGCAAGTGCCGACTGCATGCGGTCGAAGGCCTGCTTGTCGATCAGCGGGCCGACGAGGGTTCCTGCTTCAAGCGGGTTGCCGATCGTCACCGAACCATAGGCCTTCTGCAGGCGCGGAACGAGCTGATCGTAGACGCTGTCATGGACGAAGAGACGACGCAGCGTCGTGCAGCGCTGGCCGGCCGTGCCCATCGCGGAGAAGGCAACGCCGCGGAGCGTCAGGTCGAGATCGGCCGTCGGGCAGACGATCGCGGCGTTATTGCCGCCAAGCTCGAGGATGGCACGGGCGAACCGACCGGCAAGACGCGGGCCGACCGCGCGGCCCATGGCCGTCGAGCCGGTCGCCGAGACCAGCGGCACTTGGCGATGATCGACCAGCAGCTCGCCGAGATCACGGCTACCGATCAACAGCGTCGAGAGATTGGCTGGCGCCTCGCCGCCCATGGCGACGTAGCGCTTCAGCGCCCTTTCGAACAGGGCCTGCACGGCAAGCGCCGTCAACGGCGTCTTTTCCGATGGCTTCCAGATGGTGGAATTGCCGCAGACGATGGCAAGCGCCGCATTCCACGACCAGACGGCAACCGGGAAATTGAAGGCGGAGATGATGCCGATCGCCCCAAGCGGATGCCAGCTTTCCATCATCCGATGCTCGGAGCGTTCGGTCGCGATTGTCAGGCCGTAAAGCTGGCGCGAGAGGCCAACGGCAAAATCGCAGATATCGATCATCTCCTGCACCTCGCCGAGACCTTCGGAGGTGATCTTGCCGACTTCGACGGAAACGAGACGGCCGAGAGCCGCCTTGCCGGCTCGCAGCTCCTCGCCAAGCAGGCGGATCAGCTCGCCGCGCTTCGGCGCCGGCACATTGCGCCAGGATAGAAACGCCTCATGCGCCGCCGCGATCGCACCCTTCGCCTCGTCAGCCGAATGCTCCCTGAGCCGGCCGATCTCGGCGCCGGTGACCGGAGAGGTAACGGCCAGTGTTCCGCCGGTATAGCGATCAGCCGATACGCCAAGCTCCGTCAATATTGCCTTGGTTTCGGCAGCAAGATCTGATGTCGCGGTCATCTTGTTTCCTCTTCCCGTAATGGTGGTTCGTTGATTGCTCTGTCTATTGTCTCGCAATTCCGGACGGAAAACTGCTGCGCACTTTTCCTGGAATTGCTTCAGACCCGGGCACCGACGAAATGCGCAGCCTGGGCGCCCGCCTCGTACCACATTTCCTTTGCTGCCCTGAAGCTCGGCTCGACGATGTCGGTCACCGGCAGCGGCAGATCGGCCTCGGAAATCTGCCCGAGAATATGGCCGGCAAGCACCTTGCCGAACACGGTGCCCGGCGCAATGCCGCGACCGTTATAGCCGGAGAAACCGACGACATTCTGGGCGAGCTTGTGGAAGCGCGGCAGGGCATTGTCGGTCATGCCGATCTTGCCGTACCATTCGCATTCGAAGGGGATGTCGCCAAGCTGCGGAAAGAGCTTCTTGATCGACCGCCGCGCCCAGCTCTTGTGGATGGCAAGGCCCGTATTGCGCAGAGCGCCGACGCTGCCGAAGACCAACCGGCCCGCTTGATCCATGCGGAAGGACGAGAGCACTTCCTTGGTATCCCAAGCGCCCTCACGCCCCGGCAGCACGGATTTGCGCAGGTTGTCGCCGAGCGGCACAGTGGCGAAATTAAAATAGGGCAGATGTACCTGCTCATTCCTGATCGCCTCCCAGGGACCGGTGCTGTAGGCATCCGTGGCCACCACGATCCAGTCGGCATTGACCTTGCCACCGCCGGTCGAAACCACCCATTTCGCGCCGCTTCTTTCCGTAGAGATCACGTGGCTGCCGGTATGGATTGTAACGCCTGCCTTCACCACGGCATGGGCAAGGCCGCGGGCATAGGCAAGCGGCTGCAGCGTGCCAGCACGCATGTCGAGCAGTGCCCCCGCATAAGCCGAGCTGCCGATGCGACGTTCCGTCTCCCGCGCGTCGAGCACTGTGACCGGCGCGCCGCGCTTGCTCCACTGGCGGGCACGCTCCTCGATTTCCTTCAATCCCTCCGGCCCGACGGCGCAATGCAGCGTACCGTTGCGCTCGAGCTCGCAGGCGATGCCGTGCTTGTCGATCAGCTCCATGACCAGCTTCGGCCCGTTGCCGAGCAGCTCGAGCAGGCGCTCCCCATGAACGGAGCCGAGTTCGCCGGGAAGATCGTCCGGCATCACCCACATGCCGGCATTGATGAGGCCGACATTGCGCCCGGCACCGCCAAAGCCGATTTCATTGGCCTCCAGCAACACGACATTCGTGCCGGCTTCCGCCAGATGCAGCGCCGTCGAAAGACCGGTATAGCCACCACCGACCACCACGACATCGGCAGATATCTCGCCAGAAAGCGGCTTCGTTGCCGGCGGCAAGGGGGCGGTCTTTTCCCAGAGACCATGGGAGCGTGGGTCATTCAGCATGAAATCGGTCCAATCGACAGAGATAATCGCGCCAATCTAGCGCTGTGCGCGAAGTTGCGGAAGCGGCAAGAGCGACATCCGATGGACATAGCATGATGCCGAAAAATCATCCGCTCTGGAGAAAAACTTGCATGGCGACGGCGCTTTCGACCATTATAGAGAAAAAGCCGATCGCCATCGCGGTCGCAGGCAAAAGCAGGACACCCTCATGAAGCCCATTTTCGTTCAGCTCCAATGCTCCCCCGGCAAGACCTACGAGGTCGCCGATGCGATCTACCAGACGGAGCTGGTGTCGGAGCTGTATTCCACCAGCGGCGACTACGATCTGCTGATGAAGGTCTACATCGCCGAGGAGCAGGATATCGGCAAGTTCATCAACGACCACATCGCCAATATCCCGGGTATCATCCGCTCGCTGACGACGCTGACCTTCCGAGCGTTTTAAGAGGTCCGGACCTCGGGTCTGAACACACCATCTCATTCGAAATTGCCCTAACCCCAACCCTCTCCCCGTTTTGACGGGGAGAGGGTTGGGGTTAGGGGCCAGGCACAAAAGTGACGGCCAGACAAAACCGCCCGGCATCAACCATACTCGCACGGCAAGCCCAATTCTCCCGGTGAAACGCCCCTACATTAACCCTCTTGCCCGAAACCGCTTGGCTTTCAGCCCACGATTAAATCCTTTTTAACCGACCCAGTGATCTGCTTTGCCGACTGATCAACGGGCGGCGCGCTGCAGCGCCGGATTGCCGACGCGCGGTGCGGCATAGGGATCGAAGGTGGATCGATGACATCGGCTGTTGCGGATAATCAGGCAAACAAGCAGACCGGGCCGCTGATCGTGCATGTCGTGCGCCAGTTCCTGCCGAACAAGGGCGGCTTGGAAGACGTCGTTGCCAATCTCTGCCGTCAGCTGGTCGCCCGCGGCTATCGCGTGCGTGTCGTCACTTGCAACAGCCTGTTTTCCGATCCAGGTCGCGAACTCGCGGAGCACGAAACCATCGACGGCATCGAGATCGTGCGCATTCCCTGGTCCGGCTCCAGCCGCTATCCGCTGGCACCAAAAGTCTTCCGCCATCTGGCCGATGCCGACCTCGTTCATGTCCACGCCGTCGATTTCTTCTTCGATGCGCTGGCCTGGGGCAAGCTGATGCACGGGCGGCCGATGGTCGCCACCACCCATGGCGGCTTCTTCCACACGCAGAAATATGCCGCCATCAAGAAGGTCTGGTTCAACACGGCAACGCGGCTTTCCGCACTCGGCTATGCCTCTCTCATCTGTTGCAGCCAGTCCGACGCGCGGCTCTTTGGGCAGATTGCCGAAAGCCGCGTCCATCTGATCGAAAACGGCGCTGACGTCGGCAAGTTTTCCAATTGCGCGGCCTTGGAAGCCCGCCGCCGCGTCGTCACCATCGGCCGCTTCTCGGTCAACAAACGGCTCGACCATCTGCTCGATGCCATGAAAGTGCTGGCGGCCCGCCATGCCGACTGGCATCTCGACATTATCGGTGCCGCATCGGATCTCGACCGGCCGATGCTGGAAAAGGAAATCGCGGCGCGCGGCCTGGAGCACAATGTTG
Coding sequences within it:
- a CDS encoding TetR/AcrR family transcriptional regulator, translating into MVRTVFEKSDAIALVAEVFRELGYEGASMSEITARTKLSKGSLYHFFPGGKEDMAAEIMANIDAWFIKEMFEPLEEQEPRAAIARMWETTDSYFRSGRRVCLIGAFALDETRDRFSAAIRGYFHRWIEALAGALQKIDLPGTEAKALAEETIVGIQGALTLARALGDEAIFGRTLKRLEQRMDSALQ
- a CDS encoding glucoamylase family protein, translated to MLQQVNDTDDALIDQLQRSAFDYFMLHTNPENGLVADTSIKTSHCSIAAVGFALSSYPVAVERGWISRADAAKRVLAALDFFANSDQGTERGATGHRGFYYHFLYMETGNRAWNSELSTIDTGLLLIGVLTAAAYFTGNNQVERDLRKQAKFLYERCDWHWALNKGQTISMGWKPASGFLRWRYQGYDEAIFLYVLALGSPTHPIPPSSYDAFASTYTWMMFKDTPFLYAGPLFIHLFSHAWIDFRGIRDKHVADKDTDYFRNTQTAISVQRDYTDRNPGHFAGYAKDIWGLSACDGPNPTGTKHSLRYAPKVFGYAARGAPLGPDDGTIAPWGPLSCLPFDRQAALDGTRALLSTYPNLLLDGRFPGGFNPSVKGAGPEGWVDDRSVALDQGLLVMMIENARTGMIWNLMRQSPILRTGLERAGFTGGWLNEKPAVA
- a CDS encoding Ldh family oxidoreductase, whose product is MHLSLAEAETLVVGALQRNKVSVENARAVAVALVAAEAAGQGGHGLRRVPAYAGQARVGKTDGFATPQMSRPFPAVLRIDAGNGYAYPALDLAVAELPTIAREQGIALAAISRSHHAGVMGLTVERFADQGLVALMVANAPASMAPWGGKTPVFGTNPIAFAAPLPGDDPIVIDLALSKVARGKVMAARQQGASIPADWAFDRGGKPTTDAEEALAGTMVPAGDAKGAALALMVEILAAGLTGANYAFEASSLFDDKGAPPALGHTIIAINPAATSAADTAQRLALLAGEITRDPNARLPGRRGQSSRRLALAEGITVEDEVIAAIEKL
- a CDS encoding aldehyde dehydrogenase family protein, with protein sequence MTATSDLAAETKAILTELGVSADRYTGGTLAVTSPVTGAEIGRLREHSADEAKGAIAAAHEAFLSWRNVPAPKRGELIRLLGEELRAGKAALGRLVSVEVGKITSEGLGEVQEMIDICDFAVGLSRQLYGLTIATERSEHRMMESWHPLGAIGIISAFNFPVAVWSWNAALAIVCGNSTIWKPSEKTPLTALAVQALFERALKRYVAMGGEAPANLSTLLIGSRDLGELLVDHRQVPLVSATGSTAMGRAVGPRLAGRFARAILELGGNNAAIVCPTADLDLTLRGVAFSAMGTAGQRCTTLRRLFVHDSVYDQLVPRLQKAYGSVTIGNPLEAGTLVGPLIDKQAFDRMQSALAAARAAGGTVTGGERVENASADAFYVRPALVEMPEQTGPVEQETFAPILYVMKYSDFDKVLALHNAVPQGLSSSIFTNDMREAETFVSARGSDCGIANVNLGPSGAEIGGAFGGEKETGGGRESGSDAWKAYMRRATNTINYGRTLPLAQGVKFDVA
- a CDS encoding FAD-binding oxidoreductase; its protein translation is MLNDPRSHGLWEKTAPLPPATKPLSGEISADVVVVGGGYTGLSTALHLAEAGTNVVLLEANEIGFGGAGRNVGLINAGMWVMPDDLPGELGSVHGERLLELLGNGPKLVMELIDKHGIACELERNGTLHCAVGPEGLKEIEERARQWSKRGAPVTVLDARETERRIGSSAYAGALLDMRAGTLQPLAYARGLAHAVVKAGVTIHTGSHVISTERSGAKWVVSTGGGKVNADWIVVATDAYSTGPWEAIRNEQVHLPYFNFATVPLGDNLRKSVLPGREGAWDTKEVLSSFRMDQAGRLVFGSVGALRNTGLAIHKSWARRSIKKLFPQLGDIPFECEWYGKIGMTDNALPRFHKLAQNVVGFSGYNGRGIAPGTVFGKVLAGHILGQISEADLPLPVTDIVEPSFRAAKEMWYEAGAQAAHFVGARV
- a CDS encoding Lrp/AsnC ligand binding domain-containing protein, whose product is MKPIFVQLQCSPGKTYEVADAIYQTELVSELYSTSGDYDLLMKVYIAEEQDIGKFINDHIANIPGIIRSLTTLTFRAF
- a CDS encoding glycosyltransferase family 4 protein, with the translated sequence MTSAVADNQANKQTGPLIVHVVRQFLPNKGGLEDVVANLCRQLVARGYRVRVVTCNSLFSDPGRELAEHETIDGIEIVRIPWSGSSRYPLAPKVFRHLADADLVHVHAVDFFFDALAWGKLMHGRPMVATTHGGFFHTQKYAAIKKVWFNTATRLSALGYASLICCSQSDARLFGQIAESRVHLIENGADVGKFSNCAALEARRRVVTIGRFSVNKRLDHLLDAMKVLAARHADWHLDIIGAASDLDRPMLEKEIAARGLEHNVALHVSIDDGSIRNIIARASLFASASEYEGFGLVAIEAMSAGLLPVLNANEAYKAMAETHPALMLSDFSDPEAAADTLTAAFERLLADDMSLRQELLRDARAYAWDEVAQRYMEVYAETLTPKGKSPQLLRQRGQVA